The sequence CTACCACCGCGACATGACGCACCGGCTGGAGCAGTGCGTCATCCAGGGTGACCGGGCCGCCTACAGCGAGTCCTGCGAGTACGCGGACGGCACCCGGGTCGTCGCCGAGTCGATGCTCACCCTGCGGGACGGCAGAATCGCCGACCAGCTGGTCATCCAGGTCTGGGACGACTAGACGACCAGGCCCGGCCGGTACCGGAGGAAGGGCGGCCCGAGGGTCGTACACACACTCGGTTACGCTGTGAGCGGGCCGTGACTGGCGCTGAGGTGGAGTACCACCGGGGAGCGGTCCATTGAGACAGCCGCGCGCCTGGGCGACAAGAGCCGATCCAGCCCAGGAGTGTGCAGCATGACCCGGACCCAGGCCGCCCGTCTGATGGACGGCACCGCGCTCGCCCGCCGCATCGTGGAGGAGACCGCGCGCCGGGCCGCCGATCTCACCGGCCGCACCGGCACCGCGCCGTGTCTCGCGACCGTGCTGGTCGGTGAGGACCCGGCGTCCGTGACCTACGTCCGCATGAAGCAGAACCGCTGCCGCAAGGCCGGCATCACCTCCCGGCACGTCGCGCTGCCGGCCACCACCACGACGGACGGTCTCGTCGGCACGCTGCGGGAGTTGTCGGCCGATCCGGGCGTGCACGGCATCCTGCTCCAGCATCCGGTGGGCGACCACATCGACGAGCGGGCCGCGTTCGAGGCGATCGCGCCGGAGAAGGACGTGGACGGTGTCACCTTCGCCTCGTTCGCCACGATGAGCTTCGGACTGCCGGGCTTCGTCTCCTGCACGCCGGGCGGCATCGTGCGGTTGCTGGACGAGTACGGCGTCGACCCGGCCGGGAAGCGGGCCGTGGTGGTGGGCCGCAGCGCGATCCTCGGCAAGCCGGTGGGCATGCTGCTGCTGGCCCGGGACGCGACCGTGACGTACTGCCACTCGCGCACCCGGGACCTGTCGGCGGCGGTCCGCGAGGCCGACATCGTCGTGGCGGCGGTGGGCCGGCCGCGGCTGATCCGGGGGCAGGACGTCAAGCCGGGCGCGGTCGTGATCGACGCGGGCTACAACCCGGGGAACGTGGGCGACGTCGACTTCGACTCGGCCGTGGAGCGGGCCTCGCTGATCACGCCGGTGCCGGGCGGCGTCGGCCCGATGACGATCGCCACGCTGCTGGAGCAGACGGTGACGGCCGCGGCCCGGCAACTCGGGGCGTAGGGGCGACGCGGGACCGGCGCGTCCGGGCGCTGTGGTCCCGCCGTACCCGGGGATGACGCGGGTGAAGGTGGTCCGCGGGCCGGGGACGGCGCCGGCGCGCGCGTCTAGGAGCAGCATCCGCCGGGTGCCCTCGCCGCCGCACGCGCGGGCCCGGCCCGGACGGCCCGAGGCCGGGTCCCGGCGCCGGCCGGTACCGGGCGCCGCGCCCGCGCCTGACGGCCCACTGCCGGCCGGTGTCCGTTGACACGGGCGTGTGGACGTGTACCGGACAATCACGCGGGCGCACGGGTGCCGGAACGGCGGAACCGGTCATACTGGCCGGCGTGCGTGTTGCGATCATGACGGCGGGTTCCCGGGGCGACGCCGCCCCGTACACCGGGCTCGGGCACCGGCTCGCGCTGGCCGGGCACGACGTCACGCTGGTCACCCACGGCCGCTTCGAGCCGCTGGTGGCGGGGTCGGGGGTGCGGTTCCACCCGCTGCCGGTGGATCCGCGGGCGGAACTGGAGTCCCCGCGCGGCCGGGGCCTGCACCGCAGCGCCAGCGGGCCCGGGAAGCTGCTGCGCGTGGTGGAGCTGGCCCGGCACGTGGTGGGACGGATGACCGAGGATTTGCTCGACGCGGCGCGGGACAGTGACGTGCTGCTGCTGTCCGCCTCGGTGGCCCCGCTCGGGCACACCATCGCCGAGGGACTGCGGCTGCCCAGCCTGGGCGTGTATCTGCAACCGCTCACGGCCACGCGGGAGTTCGCTCCGCCGATGCTCGGCGGCGGGGCCTGGGGCGGGGCGGTGAACCGGCTCGCCGGGCACGGGGTGGGCCTCGCCGTGGAGCATGTCTTCTCCGGTGCCGTGCCGGCCCTGCGCGCGCGGCTCGGCCTGCCCCGGCTGGGCACCGGTGCCGCGCGGCGGTCCCGGGAGCGGCGGCACTGGCCGGTGCACCACGGCTTCAGTCCCTTGGTGGTGCCCCGGCCCGCCGACTGGCGGGCGGGCCTGGAGGTGGGCGGCTACTGGTGGCCGTACGACACCGAGGAGCGACTTCCCGAGGACGTACGGGAGTTCATCGAGGCCGGGCCGCCGCCGGTGTTCGTCGGGCTGGGCAGTGCCACCGTGCCGGACGCCGGGCGGCTGAGTGCGCGGGTGGTGACCGCGCTCAGGCGGGCCGGGCTGCGCGGGGTGATCCAGCGCGGCTGGGGCGGGCTGGCGGCCGACGGGGACGACATGCTGACCATCGGCGAGGTGCCGCACTCGCTGCTGTTTCCGCGCATGGCCGCCGTGGTCCATCACGCGGGCGCGGGCACCACGGCGGCGGGGCTGCGCGCCGGGGTGCCGGCGGTCTTGGTGCCGGTGCAGTTCGACGCCGGGTTCTGGTCCGCCCGGCTGGTGGCGCTGGGGGTCGCCCCGGCCGTCGTACCGCTGCGCCGGCTGAGCGCGGACGCGCTGGCCTCGGCGCTGTCCCGGGCCGCCCGGGACCCGGCGTACCGGCGCCGCGCCGAGTCCCTGGGCGCCCGGATCCGGGGCGAGGACGGCACGGCCCCGGTGCTGGCCGCCCTGGAGCGGCTCGCCGGCTGAAACGGGACCAGGGTCTCAGCCGGTGGTGAGCACCATGCGGAAGCGGGCGGCGCCGGCGAGCATCTTGGCGTACGCCTCCCCGGCCCGCTCCAGCGGCACCGTCTCGGTCATCGGGCGGATGCCGTGCAGGGCGCTGAAGGCCATGGTGTCCTCGACGTCCCGCGCGGTGCCGGAGGGATGTCCGCGGACGACCCGCCCGCTCATGATCAGTTGCACCGGGCTGATGCCCAGCGGCTCCGGGGTGGCGCCGATGACGGTCAGTTCGCCGCGCGGGGCCAGGCCGTCCACGGTCGCCGTGATGGCCTCGGAGCTGCCGGCGGTGGCCAGTACGGCCTTCGCTCCGCCGAGGGAGCCCAGCGCCTCGGCCACCGGGACCGGTGCCGTGCTGTCGACGTAGTGGTGGGCGCCGAGCCGCCGGGCGAAGTCGGCCTTCTCGGCGCCCCGGGCGATCGCCACGGTCTCGAAGCCCATCGCCACCGCGTACTGCACGCCGAGGTGGCCGAGGCCGCCGAGGCCGAGCACCGCGACCAGGTCGCCCGGCTCGGCCGGACCGCGCCGCAGCCCGTTGTACGTGGTCACGCCCGCGCAGGCCAGGGGCCCGGCGTCGGCCGCGGAGAGCGTGTCGGGGATCCGGGCCAGGGCGTCGACGGGTACGGTCGTCCGCTCGCCGAAGCCGCCGTCGTAGGTCCATCCGGGGACCTTCAGGGCGGTGCACACGATGAAGTCGCCCCGGCGGCAGGGCGGGCAGTGGCCGCAGCTGCCGCCGAACCAGCCGACGGCCACCCGGTCGCCGACGCTCCAGCCGCGCTCCCGAGTGCCCTCGCCCAGTTCCTCGATCCGCCCGGCGATCTCGTGCCCGGGGACCTCGGGAAAGGTCACGCCCGGCAGTCCGCCGCCGACGAAGAGGGCGTCGCTGTGGCAGATCCCGCACGCCTCCACGGCGATCCGCACCAGGCCGGGTCCCGGCGGCCGGATCTCCCGCTCGGCGAGTTCGAAGGTGCCGTCGGGGGCGGTCACCTGGGCGACTCGGTAGGTACTCATGGCGCTCTCCGGGAAACGGGGCGACGGCCTTCACCCCCAGCAGACCAGCTCCGGCCCGATCACGCGCGCCGAGCCGGTCCGCACCCCCGCCGGCCTGCGCGTACGCCGTCTCAGCCGGAACCGGGGCGCCAGCCCTCCGGCCGGAGCATGCCCAGCAGCAGCCGGACCAGTTCGTCCACCACCTCGTCGAGCGTGGCGTCCACCCAGCCGGCCGTCCAGTCGTGCAGCAGCCCGTTGACGCTGCCGATGAAGGCGGTGGCCGCCAGGCGGTAGTCGCGCGGCGCCGCCTGTCCGCGGGCCACGGCCGCGTCCGCCTCGGCACGGATGAGGTCGACCCAGCGGGCGCGGCGGGCCAGGCGCTGCTCCTCCAGGCGGGGGCTGACTCCGATGATCTCCATGAAGGCGATCCGGATGCGGCGCGGGTCGGAGGTGATGTCGCGGGCGTAGGCCCGGAAGAGGGTGGTGACGCGGTCGGCCAGCGCCGAGCCGTCGGCGTCGGCTTCGGCGAGCGCGTCCAGGACGGCCTGTTCGGCCCAGGCGTTGACCTGGAGGTGCAGTGCGGCCAGGACGTCCTCCAGGGTGCGGAACTCCTCGTAGAACTGGCGGGTGGACAGGCCGGCGGCCTGGCTGAGGGCGGCGACGGTGGTGCCGCGGTAGCCGGGGGTGTCGCCGAACAGGCGCAGCGCCGCGTCGAGGAAGCGGCGGCGCCGCTCGGCCTGCCGTTCCTCGGCGGACCGGCCGCCGTAGCGTCCCGTCGGCGCTCTGAGCCTGCCGCCCAACGCGTCCCCCTCCGTCATCCCGCCGGTCCACCAATCTTGTCGTGCACGCATCTTGTCGAGAAGGCCGCCCCTTCCTTACTTTTCAGTAAGTTCATTGTGAATGCGGCCGTGTTCAGATCCCCGGACTTCCCCCGACTTTCCCCGAGGAAAGAGAGCCGTCATGGCTGCCTCCAGAACCAGGCACCTGTGCTCCATGGCCGTCGCCCTCGCCCTGGCCGTCGCCGGGCCGGCGGCCGCCGCCTCCGCGCGTTCCGCCGCTCCCGACGGCCTGCGCGAGGTGCTCTTCGTCGGCAACAACTGGGACGGCACCGCCGATGTGATCCGGTCCTCCGGCGACTACGCGAAGGTCGGCCGGATCAGCGTCGTCCCGGACAAGGCCGCGCGGATGGCGGAGATCAACGCGGACCCGATCAAGTGGATCTACTTCCAGGCGATCCGCAACAGCGTCGGCGAAGGGCACGACCAGTTCGCCGACGACATGTACTCCACCCCGGACGGCCGGTCGGTGGTGGTGTCCCGGCCGAGCTTCGCGGACGTGGTCTCCATCGATCTGGCCACCGGCGCGGTCAACTGGCGGTTCCCGGTGGCCGGTTACCGCGCCGACCACATGGCGGTCTCCCCGGACGGCACCCGGGTGGCGGTCTCCGCGTCCACCGCCGACACCGTGCATGTGCTCGACATCGCCACCGGCCGGCAACTGGGGTCGTTCAAGACCGGCGCCAAGCCGCACGAGAACGTCTTCACCAAGGACGGCAAGTACCTCTGGAACATGTCCATCGGCGACGTCAACACCGACCTGGACGGGCCCGGCTGGGACTGGACCAAGGGCGACCGGCACATCACGGTCGTGGACGCCACGACGTTCCAGCAGGTCAAGGTCATCGACATGCGGCAGCGGCTGGACGCGTTCGGCCTGAAGGACTTCTCCGACGCGGTCCGCCCGGCCGTGTTCTCCCCCGACGAGTCCAAGCTCTACTTCCAGGTGTCGTTCTTCAACGGCTTCTTCGAGTACGACGTCGCCACCGACAAGATCACCCGGATGAAGACGCTGCCGAAGAACCCGGCGACCAGCGAGGACCGCACCACCTGGGTCAACGACTCGCGCCACCACGGGATCTCGATGAACCCCCAGGGCACCAAGCTGTGCGTCGCGGGCACCATGGACGACTACGCGACCGTGGTCGACCGGGCCTCGCTCCAGGAGGGACCGCTGGTACCGGCCGCCAAGCCGTACTGGGCGACGGTCAGCGGGGACGGCAAGGACTGTGTCGTCTCCGAGAGCGGCGCCGACCAGGTGACGGCGATCGACTTCGCCACCGGCCGGAAGGTGACCTCGATCCCCGTCGGCGACCATCCGCAGCGCGTCCGGCTGGGTCGTGTGCGGGCCGACTGGACCGGCCCGAACGGCGGCTGACGCGCCATCAGAACGTGGCCTCCGGGGTGCCCCACTCACTCCCGGAGGCCACACCACCGCCAGAAGCGGCCGACTCGGCCCGCGCCGCGGCGAACAGGTCCGCCGAGGACGCCGTGGCGGCTCCTCTCCGGCCCGCCGGGTGGGGCCGGTTCCTCCTGCGAGAGCTTGCGGGTGCCACGAGCAGCGCGGATCGTGATCATTGTCTGTACCAGCACGGGCACGGCTGAGAGCGGATTCGGCGTGCGCCCGGGAGGCTACCCGGGGTCTCCGGACACCCGTGCGGGCAGGTGCCGGTCGTGTCAGCCGTCCGCGTGCAGGAGGGCGCTGCGCTGGGTGCCCTCGTAGCGGAAACCGGAGCGCTCCGCGACGCGGCAGGACGCGGGGTCGGCCGTGGAGTGGCACAGTCGCAGCCGGTGCGGGCCCAGGTCGTCCAGGGCCCATCGGGTCAGCCGGCGGGCCGCCGTGACGGCGAGGCCGGCGCCGCGGGACGGGGGCAGCAGCCAGTGGACGAGTTCGGCGCCGCCGCCCGCGAGGTCGACGCCGCCCAGGCCGAGGCGTCCGGCCGGGCGAGGGCCCGCACCGCGCCGGTCTCGGCCCGCCACCGCTCGCGCATCCGGGCGATCCGGGCGCGGGCCTCTCCGGCGTCGGCCACGATGAACCGGTTCCACCGCCGGACGGCGGGGTCCTGCCCGGCGGCGAGCAGCGCGTCGGCGTCCTCGGGCCGCCGGGGCCGCAGCCGCAGGCCGTCCGGCAGGTCGAGGACGGGCTGCGCGGCAGCCGCCATTCGGCCACGCGGTACGACGTCGGGTATGCCGGCACTGGAGATCATCCCGGCATCGTCGCACAGGTGCCCGCTACCGCCGGGGCAGCCGGTGCAGGGTCACGTCCGTGAGCGTCCCGCCGGCCGCCGTCGCCGTCAGGTAGGTGCAGTGCGGCTGGCGGCGGCGGTCGGTCGGGGAGCCGGGGTTGAGCAGGCGCAGGCCGCCGGGGGCGGTGGTGTCCCACGGGATGTGGCTGTGCCCGAAGACCAGGACGTCCAGGTCCGGGAAGCGGGCCGCGCAGCGGGCCTCGCGCCCTTGGGCGGGGCCGGTCTCGTGGACCACGCCGAAGCGCAGGCCGCCCAGTTCGGCACGGGCCACCTCGGGCAGCCGGGCGCGCAGCTCGGCGCCGTCGTTGTTGCCGTACACGCCGATCAGCCGGCGGCTGCGGCTCTCCAGCAGGTCCAGGGTGGCGGTGTCGACCCAGTCGCCGGCGTGCAGGACGACGTCCGCGTGCGGGAGTTCGCCGAGCAGCTGCTCCGGGAGCCGCTTGGCCCGCTTGGGCAGGTGGGTGTCGGACATGAGCAGGAGGCGCACGCCGTCGCCCTAGGCCGCTCGTCCGGTGAGGCGGCGCACGCCGAGTGTGGTGCCGAGCACGGCGGCGCCGGCGCCGAGGGCGGTGGCGGCGGGGTGCCGGACCAGGGTCTCCTGCCAGGAGCGGGTGTGCGAGGTGTCGTCGAAGGCGCCGTGCGCGCCCTGGTCGTCGGCGGGGGTGCGGTCGACCGGCTCGAAGAGGTTGTCCAGGTGGGCCGGCGGGACGCTGTCGGTCTGCTGGGAGTCGAAGCCGGTGCGGGCCAGATAGCGGTCGAGCAGCGCCGGGACGAGCCGGTTGGCCCAGATGGTGGCGACGGTGGAGGCGCCGACGTAGTACTGCTTGCGGCGCGGGTGGTCGGCCGCGTACAGCACGCCCCGGGCGGCCACCTCGGGCTGGTAGATCGGCGGGACCGGCATGGGGTGCTTGGACAGCCGGGAGCGGACCCACTGGAACTGGGGGGTGTTGACGGCGGGCATCTGGGCGATGGTGACGTGCACGTTGCTGCCGCGGTGCAGCAGTTCGGTGCGCAGGGAGGAGGTGAAGCCGTTGATGGCGTGCTTGGCCCCGCAGTACGCCGACTGGAGCGGGATGGACCGCTCGCCGAGCGCGGAGCCGACCTGCACGATCGTGCCCCGGTCGCGCGGCAGCATGCGCTTCAGGGCGGTGCGGGTGCCGTTGACGAAGCCGAGGTAGGTCACCTGGGTGACCCGTTCGAACTCCTCGGCGGTGATCTCCTCGAACGGCGCGAACACCGTGGAGAACGCGCAGTTGATCCAGATGTCGATGGGCCCGAACGCCTGCTCCGCGGCCTCGGCGGCGGCCTCCAGCTGCGCCGCGTCGGACGCGTCGGCCACATGCGTCAGGGGCCGGCCGCCGAGCGCCGCGACCTCGTCGGCCGCCATCTCCAGGCCGCCCTCGCCGCGCGCGACCAGGACGACGTCGGCGCCGCGCCGGGCGTACAGGCGGGCGGTGGCGCGGCCGATGCCGGCGCTGGCGCCGGTGATGACGACGGTGGGAGGCATGGTTTCTCCTTTTCGAACGTGCTCGGTGACGCGGCTCGGTCCGTCTCACTCCACCCGGTACGGCGCCGCGCGCTCCCGGGCGAGCGTGAGGCCGAGTCCGGGTTCCCCGTCGGCGCCCGGTGTGACGCTGCCGCCGGCCGGATCGAGGACGCCGTCGAACAGGAGGCGTTCGATGCGGACGTGGTCGTGGAACCACTCCAGATGGCGCAGGTTGGGCACGGCGGCGGCAGCGTGCGCGTGGGCGTGGGGCGCGCAGTGACCGGAGACGTCGATCCCGCGCGCCTGGGCGAGCGCGGCGGCGCGCAGCCAGACGGTGATGCCGCCGCACCGGGTGATGTCGGCCTGGAGGCAGTCGACGGCTCCGGCGGCCAGCATGTGCTCGAAGTACGGCAGGGTGTAGCCGTATTCGCCGGCGGCCACGTCGAGGGGGATGCTGTTTCGGATGCCGGCGAGGACGGTGAGGTGGTCGGAGGAGACGGGTTCCTCGAACCAGGTGACGCCCTGGTCGGCGAGCGCGCCCGCGACCCGTACCGCCTGGCCGCCGGTGTAGCCGCCGTTGGCGTCCACGTACAGCTCGGCCGTGTCGCCGACGGCCGCCCGCGCCAGGGCGACGCGTTCGAGGTCGCGGTCCTGCCGCGCGCCCCACGACTCCCCGATCTTGATCTTGACGCGGGGGATGCCCTGTTCCTCGGCCCAGCCGCGCAGCTGGCGTTCCTGCCGGCCGGCGTCGTAGGTGGTGAAGCCACCGCTGCCGTAGACGGGCACGTCGGTGCGGGCGGCGCCGAGCAGCCGGACGAGGGGCAGGCCGAGCAGGCGGGCCTTGAGGTCCCACAGGGCGATGTCGACGGCGGCGATCGCCTGGGCGGCCAGGCCGGGCAGTCCGGCGTTGCGCACGGCCCGGCACATCCGCTCGTTGGCGCGCGGCACGTCGTACGCGGACAGGCCGGTGACGCTGCCGGCGAGCAGTTCGCGCACGAGGTGGGCGGTGGCGGCGGGCGCGTAGGTGTAGCCGAGCCCGGTGGTGGTGCCGGAGCGGACGGTGACCAGGACGAGGGTGGTCCTGTCCCAGGCGAGTGTGCCGTCCGCCTCGGGCGCGTCGGTGGGCACGGTGTAGACGGCGGTGTCGGCCGCGTCTACGGCCGGCTGGTCGCTCATGGTCGCCTCCGGGACCGGCGCAGCCCGCTGACGACGGCGGCGCTGCCCGCGGCGAGGGCGGCCACGGAGGCGGTGGTCGCCCAGGCGGCCCCGCGGGACGGCTCGTCGGGGCGGACGGCCAGGCGTTCGGGGCGGTCGCCGGGCAGGTTGCCGTCCAGGGCGAGCGCGAGGACCTCGGCGAGGTGCAGCGCGCGCCGGCCGGTGCCGCCCTGTTCGATCTGGGTGCGGCAGCTGAAGCCGTCGGCGACGACCAGGCTGTCCGGGGCGGCGGCGCGCACGGCGGGCAGGACGCCCAGTTCGCCGACGGCCATGGACACCTCGTGGTGGCCGCGCTCGAAGCCGAAGTTGCCGGCCAGGCCGCAGCAGCCCTCGTCGAGCACCTCGGCGTCGAGGTGGGCGCGGCGCATCAGTTCGCGGTCGGCGTCGAACTTCATGACGGCGTGCTGGTGGCAGTGGGTCTGCACGGTGGCCTGCCGGGCCAGTCGCGGCGGCTGCCAGTCGGGGGCGTGGTGGATCAGGTGTTCGGCGAAGGTCCGCACCTGGCCGGCCAGCCGCCGGACGTCCTGGTCGTCGGGCATGAGTTCGGGGGCGTCGGCGCGGAAGACGGCCGTGCAGGAGGGTTCCAGGCCGATGACCGGCGTGCCGGCCTCCAGATAGGGCCGCAGCACGCCGAGGGTGCGGGTCAGCATCTTCTTGGCGGTGGCGAGCTGGCCGGTGGAGATCCAGGTCAGTCCGCAGCACACCGGTTCGGTGGGGACGGCGACGTGGAAGCCGGCGTCCTCGAGGACGCGGACGGCGGACCGGGCGATGGCGGGATGGAAGTAGGTGCTGAAGGTGTCGGGCCACAGGACGACCGTGCGCGGGTCGGCGGGGTCCGGCTCCGGCCGGCCGCGGGCCCGCCACCACTGGACGAAGGACTCCTCGGCGAACACCGGGGCCCGGCGGGCGGCGTCGACGCCGGCGAGCCGCTTGCCGAGGCCGGCCAGGCCGGGCGCGTGCAGCGCGGCGTTCACCAGCCGCGGGGCGGTGCGGCTGAGCCGGGCCCACAGCGGGAGCCAGCCCATGGAGTAGTGGGCCATGGGGCGCTTGCGGCCCGCGTAGTGATGGGAGAGGAACTCGGCCTTGAGCGTGGCCATGTCGACGCCGGTCGGGCAGTCCGACTTGCAGCCCTTGCAGGCCAGGCAGAGATCGAGGGCGTCGTGGACGGCGGTGGAGCGCCAGCCGTCCCCGATCGCGGAGTCCGGGTGCCCGCCGAGCATCTCGAACAGCAGCCGGGCCCGGCCGCGGGTGGAGTGCTCCTCCTCCATGGTGGCCCGGTAGGAGGGGCACATGACGCCGCCGGAGTGGCCGCGGCAGTTGCCGATGCCGACGCAGCGCATCACCGCGCGGTCGAAGGAGTGATCGTCCTCGGGGAAGCCGAAGTGGGTGGCGGGAGTGGCGGGCCGCCAGGTGGGGCCGAGCCGCAGTTGTCCGTCGACCGGGTTGGGGTGGACGATCTTGCCGGGGTTCATCCGGTTGCCGGGGTCGAAGAGCGCCTTCAGTTCGCCGAACGCGGTCACGAGCCGCGGCCCGAACATCCGGGTGAGCAGTTCGCCCCGGGACTGGCCGTCCCCGTGTTCGCCGGACAGGGAGCCGCCGTAGGAGGCGACGAGGTCGGCGGCGCGCTCCAAAAACCGCCGGAAGCGCGCCACGCCCTCGGCGGTGCGCAGGCCGAAGGGGATGCGGGTGTGGACGCAGCCCTGTCCGAAGTGGCCGTACAGGGACGGGCGGCCGTAGTCGAACTCGGCGAACAGGCCCTTCAGGTCGCGCAGATAGTCGCCGAGCCGTTCGGGCGGTACGGCGGAGTCCTCCCAGCCCTCCCAGGTCTCCCGGTCGTCCGGCGGGCGGGCGGTCACGCCGAGCCCTGCCTCGCGGGCCTTGAGCATCCGCTGCTCGCGTTCCGGGTCGTCGGAGAAGGCGACGTTGCGGTCCTTCTCGTCGCGGCCGAGGGCGTGCAGCAGGGCGTGTGCCTGTGCGTCGACGTCCTCCTGGCTGTCGCCGCTGTACTGCACCAGCAGCCAGCTGTCGCCCTCGGGCAGCACGGCGAGCGACTCCAGGTAGGCGCCCTCCTCGCGCATCAGCTGGGCCATCCGGCCGTCCAGGGCCTCCAGTTGGGTGGGGTCGCCGTGCTCCAGCAGGCGCGGTACGTCGTCGGCGGCGGCGCAGATGTCGTCGTAGCCGAGGACGAGCAGGGACTGGTACGCCGGCACGGGCACGAGGTCGAGTTCGGCGCGCAGGACGGTCACCAGGGTGCCCTCGCTGCCGACCAGCGCCTTGGCCACGTCGAAGCCGTTCTCGGGCAGCAGGGAGTCGAGGTTGTAGCCGGAGACGCGGCGCGGGATCTTCGGGTAGCCGCGGCGGATG comes from Streptomyces sp. SCL15-4 and encodes:
- a CDS encoding bifunctional 5,10-methylenetetrahydrofolate dehydrogenase/5,10-methenyltetrahydrofolate cyclohydrolase is translated as MTRTQAARLMDGTALARRIVEETARRAADLTGRTGTAPCLATVLVGEDPASVTYVRMKQNRCRKAGITSRHVALPATTTTDGLVGTLRELSADPGVHGILLQHPVGDHIDERAAFEAIAPEKDVDGVTFASFATMSFGLPGFVSCTPGGIVRLLDEYGVDPAGKRAVVVGRSAILGKPVGMLLLARDATVTYCHSRTRDLSAAVREADIVVAAVGRPRLIRGQDVKPGAVVIDAGYNPGNVGDVDFDSAVERASLITPVPGGVGPMTIATLLEQTVTAAARQLGA
- a CDS encoding glycosyltransferase, whose product is MTAGSRGDAAPYTGLGHRLALAGHDVTLVTHGRFEPLVAGSGVRFHPLPVDPRAELESPRGRGLHRSASGPGKLLRVVELARHVVGRMTEDLLDAARDSDVLLLSASVAPLGHTIAEGLRLPSLGVYLQPLTATREFAPPMLGGGAWGGAVNRLAGHGVGLAVEHVFSGAVPALRARLGLPRLGTGAARRSRERRHWPVHHGFSPLVVPRPADWRAGLEVGGYWWPYDTEERLPEDVREFIEAGPPPVFVGLGSATVPDAGRLSARVVTALRRAGLRGVIQRGWGGLAADGDDMLTIGEVPHSLLFPRMAAVVHHAGAGTTAAGLRAGVPAVLVPVQFDAGFWSARLVALGVAPAVVPLRRLSADALASALSRAARDPAYRRRAESLGARIRGEDGTAPVLAALERLAG
- a CDS encoding alcohol dehydrogenase catalytic domain-containing protein, which codes for MSTYRVAQVTAPDGTFELAEREIRPPGPGLVRIAVEACGICHSDALFVGGGLPGVTFPEVPGHEIAGRIEELGEGTRERGWSVGDRVAVGWFGGSCGHCPPCRRGDFIVCTALKVPGWTYDGGFGERTTVPVDALARIPDTLSAADAGPLACAGVTTYNGLRRGPAEPGDLVAVLGLGGLGHLGVQYAVAMGFETVAIARGAEKADFARRLGAHHYVDSTAPVPVAEALGSLGGAKAVLATAGSSEAITATVDGLAPRGELTVIGATPEPLGISPVQLIMSGRVVRGHPSGTARDVEDTMAFSALHGIRPMTETVPLERAGEAYAKMLAGAARFRMVLTTG
- a CDS encoding TetR/AcrR family transcriptional regulator, with product MGGRLRAPTGRYGGRSAEERQAERRRRFLDAALRLFGDTPGYRGTTVAALSQAAGLSTRQFYEEFRTLEDVLAALHLQVNAWAEQAVLDALAEADADGSALADRVTTLFRAYARDITSDPRRIRIAFMEIIGVSPRLEEQRLARRARWVDLIRAEADAAVARGQAAPRDYRLAATAFIGSVNGLLHDWTAGWVDATLDEVVDELVRLLLGMLRPEGWRPGSG
- a CDS encoding YncE family protein, which encodes MAASRTRHLCSMAVALALAVAGPAAAASARSAAPDGLREVLFVGNNWDGTADVIRSSGDYAKVGRISVVPDKAARMAEINADPIKWIYFQAIRNSVGEGHDQFADDMYSTPDGRSVVVSRPSFADVVSIDLATGAVNWRFPVAGYRADHMAVSPDGTRVAVSASTADTVHVLDIATGRQLGSFKTGAKPHENVFTKDGKYLWNMSIGDVNTDLDGPGWDWTKGDRHITVVDATTFQQVKVIDMRQRLDAFGLKDFSDAVRPAVFSPDESKLYFQVSFFNGFFEYDVATDKITRMKTLPKNPATSEDRTTWVNDSRHHGISMNPQGTKLCVAGTMDDYATVVDRASLQEGPLVPAAKPYWATVSGDGKDCVVSESGADQVTAIDFATGRKVTSIPVGDHPQRVRLGRVRADWTGPNGG
- a CDS encoding GNAT family protein, encoding MAGRDRRGAGPRPAGRLGLGGVDLAGGGAELVHWLLPPSRGAGLAVTAARRLTRWALDDLGPHRLRLCHSTADPASCRVAERSGFRYEGTQRSALLHADG
- a CDS encoding metallophosphoesterase yields the protein MRLLLMSDTHLPKRAKRLPEQLLGELPHADVVLHAGDWVDTATLDLLESRSRRLIGVYGNNDGAELRARLPEVARAELGGLRFGVVHETGPAQGREARCAARFPDLDVLVFGHSHIPWDTTAPGGLRLLNPGSPTDRRRQPHCTYLTATAAGGTLTDVTLHRLPRR
- a CDS encoding SDR family oxidoreductase, translating into MPPTVVITGASAGIGRATARLYARRGADVVLVARGEGGLEMAADEVAALGGRPLTHVADASDAAQLEAAAEAAEQAFGPIDIWINCAFSTVFAPFEEITAEEFERVTQVTYLGFVNGTRTALKRMLPRDRGTIVQVGSALGERSIPLQSAYCGAKHAINGFTSSLRTELLHRGSNVHVTIAQMPAVNTPQFQWVRSRLSKHPMPVPPIYQPEVAARGVLYAADHPRRKQYYVGASTVATIWANRLVPALLDRYLARTGFDSQQTDSVPPAHLDNLFEPVDRTPADDQGAHGAFDDTSHTRSWQETLVRHPAATALGAGAAVLGTTLGVRRLTGRAA
- a CDS encoding enolase C-terminal domain-like protein, encoding MSDQPAVDAADTAVYTVPTDAPEADGTLAWDRTTLVLVTVRSGTTTGLGYTYAPAATAHLVRELLAGSVTGLSAYDVPRANERMCRAVRNAGLPGLAAQAIAAVDIALWDLKARLLGLPLVRLLGAARTDVPVYGSGGFTTYDAGRQERQLRGWAEEQGIPRVKIKIGESWGARQDRDLERVALARAAVGDTAELYVDANGGYTGGQAVRVAGALADQGVTWFEEPVSSDHLTVLAGIRNSIPLDVAAGEYGYTLPYFEHMLAAGAVDCLQADITRCGGITVWLRAAALAQARGIDVSGHCAPHAHAHAAAAVPNLRHLEWFHDHVRIERLLFDGVLDPAGGSVTPGADGEPGLGLTLARERAAPYRVE